From Flavobacterium alkalisoli, the proteins below share one genomic window:
- a CDS encoding TIGR02757 family protein — MNKENLKDLLDTKYQQYNNSNFIETDPVQIPHLFNHKEDIEIAGFLAATIAWGNRKMVINNCHKMMNLMGNSPYDFVMSHKPYQLEPLKSFVHRTFNGRDFTTFICGLKHIYTNHSGLENIFNKHQKEGYLHNAISQLKQKFFEVEHEQRTHKHIADPLRGSAAKRLHLFLRWMVRNDNAGVDLGIWKSISPSLLSCPLDIHTGNVGRNLGLITRKQDDIKTLMELDTHLRNFDPIDPVKYDYALFGLGVFEGWK, encoded by the coding sequence ATGAATAAAGAAAATTTAAAAGACCTACTTGATACAAAGTATCAGCAATATAATAACAGCAACTTTATAGAAACTGACCCAGTACAGATTCCCCATCTTTTTAATCATAAAGAGGATATTGAGATTGCTGGATTTCTTGCAGCCACAATAGCTTGGGGCAATAGAAAAATGGTTATTAATAATTGCCATAAGATGATGAACCTCATGGGGAATTCACCTTATGATTTTGTTATGTCCCATAAGCCATACCAACTTGAACCTTTGAAAAGCTTTGTACATAGAACATTCAACGGTAGGGATTTTACAACCTTCATCTGCGGTTTGAAACATATTTATACTAACCATAGTGGTCTTGAAAATATCTTTAATAAGCATCAGAAAGAAGGATATTTGCATAATGCTATTAGCCAATTAAAACAGAAGTTTTTTGAGGTTGAACATGAACAAAGAACCCATAAGCATATTGCCGACCCTTTACGTGGCAGTGCTGCTAAAAGACTTCATCTTTTTTTAAGATGGATGGTTAGAAATGATAATGCTGGAGTAGACTTGGGTATATGGAAATCTATTTCTCCAAGCTTACTGTCATGCCCTCTTGATATTCATACAGGTAATGTTGGTCGTAATTTAGGGCTTATTACCAGAAAGCAGGATGATATAAAAACTTTAATGGAATTAGATACTCATTTGAGGAATTTTGACCCAATTGACCCAGTTAAGTATGATTATGCCTTGTTTGGACTAGGAGTTTTTGAGGGCTGGAAATAA
- a CDS encoding helix-turn-helix domain-containing protein, producing MEKSTKKGQLPELNLIAERLKALRKEKGYKNYEHIAFDLGMSRSAYWRLETGANFELKTLINICRVLGVSLEDFFTGISLPEPKKED from the coding sequence ATGGAAAAATCAACTAAGAAAGGACAATTACCTGAGCTGAATTTAATTGCAGAAAGATTAAAGGCTCTTAGAAAGGAGAAGGGGTATAAAAACTATGAGCATATCGCCTTTGATTTAGGCATGAGTAGAAGCGCTTACTGGCGATTAGAAACAGGTGCAAACTTTGAATTAAAAACATTGATAAATATTTGTAGGGTGCTTGGTGTTAGTCTTGAGGATTTCTTTACAGGAATCTCCTTGCCAGAGCCAAAAAAAGAAGATTAA
- a CDS encoding helicase-related protein, with protein sequence MKLINNQNVLLIDELKALLTSESNISISCDYFTTYALFEILDDFKQVNTIRILLNYNTNTEEDFKFLYNAEEYKLNLLLDRKYRINQVISLIEDKIEIRKGSLANQRVLIVENGGDSTSFNLTPLNFDSVSLGRVTAKSPIFITSFPDEQNQFLNIFNNSWDNSRANLNNMVISMLKRGAASFSAEAIYKYSIREIFQYSTINERADEKLERTGFKNTKIWSMLYNFQKDAVIGAIEKLETYGGCIIADSVGLGKTFEALAVMSYYLLRNDKRVLVLAPKKLRENWTIYTQINDRRNILAEDRLNFDVLNHTDLTRERGKSGDIDLEMIHWGNYDLVVIDESHNFRNNPNKREGMTRYKKLMNDVIKANIKTKVLMLSATPVNNKMNDLKNQVSFITEGNDRAFAQYGIDSIAQVMRDAQRKFTNWYKNGDPNNLEVNSLMESLDGTYFRILDMLTIARSRKHIEKYYDMADIGNFPNRLTPLTITPEIDTKGQFSNIGQIYDEISTLTLASYTPLAYVRADKRDEYETKYDIETRTGGVFKQVDREQSLIYLMRVNLLKRLESSIHSFKLTVEKLIAIIDENLRLIENHKSGAYDLDFGINDIEIDDTELEDLLVGGKTKVLIQDLDNIQWKQDLKLDKSILVKLLGSIKLIDVKRDAKLLELKNRIEEKLNNPINPDNKKIIVFTAFADTADYLYNELHNWLKNKHKLNSALVTGSGTNKTNMPKCKTDLNSILTNFSPLSKKRDEIYPHEKNEIDILFCTDCISEGQNLQDCDYLVNYDIHWNPVRIIQRFGRIDRIGSKNEKIQLVNFFPSMELDSFIDLVARVQGRMVMLDVSATGEDNIISQSGREMQDLDYRRRQLKQLQNQVIDLEDVQGTISITDLTFNDFKIDLEKSTDEELLELRDIPKASYAVVKSNLEDIKQGVIFCLKDIGEEHTGKLRNNILHPFYLIYISLDGSEIIKAAQTKLALDYFRKLCMGNDGVLSSLITEFEKETKHNKKMKTYTKLLKKCIEEIVGIQEEVGLDSLATPGGTTLLQETFSEQDRLELISYLVIK encoded by the coding sequence ATGAAACTAATCAACAATCAGAATGTTTTGCTAATAGATGAGTTAAAAGCTCTTCTTACTTCTGAATCCAATATTTCAATAAGTTGTGATTATTTTACAACATATGCTTTATTTGAAATACTGGATGATTTCAAACAAGTGAATACAATAAGGATTCTATTGAATTATAACACTAATACAGAGGAAGATTTTAAATTTCTCTATAATGCCGAAGAATATAAATTAAACTTACTACTAGATAGAAAATATCGTATTAATCAGGTTATAAGCTTAATTGAAGATAAAATAGAAATACGAAAAGGGAGTTTAGCTAATCAACGTGTCTTAATTGTTGAAAATGGTGGTGATTCTACTTCGTTTAATCTTACACCATTAAATTTTGATTCTGTTTCACTCGGACGGGTTACTGCTAAATCACCAATTTTTATCACTTCATTTCCAGATGAACAGAATCAGTTTTTAAATATCTTCAATAATTCATGGGATAATAGCAGGGCTAATCTTAACAATATGGTTATTTCTATGCTGAAGAGAGGGGCGGCAAGTTTTTCAGCCGAAGCAATTTATAAATACAGTATACGAGAAATATTTCAATATTCAACAATAAATGAAAGAGCAGACGAAAAACTGGAGAGAACTGGATTTAAAAATACTAAAATCTGGAGTATGCTTTATAATTTTCAAAAAGATGCCGTAATTGGTGCTATTGAAAAATTAGAGACCTATGGAGGTTGTATAATTGCTGATTCAGTTGGATTAGGGAAAACATTTGAAGCTTTGGCAGTAATGTCATATTATCTTTTAAGAAACGATAAAAGAGTCTTGGTTTTAGCACCAAAAAAATTAAGAGAGAACTGGACAATTTATACTCAAATAAATGATAGGAGAAATATCCTTGCAGAAGACCGTTTGAATTTCGATGTGTTGAACCACACAGATTTAACCCGAGAAAGAGGAAAATCAGGTGATATTGATTTGGAAATGATTCATTGGGGGAATTATGATTTGGTTGTTATTGATGAATCCCATAATTTCAGAAACAATCCCAACAAGAGAGAGGGAATGACTCGATACAAAAAATTAATGAATGATGTCATAAAAGCAAATATTAAAACAAAAGTATTAATGCTATCGGCAACTCCTGTAAATAATAAGATGAACGATTTAAAAAATCAAGTTTCATTTATTACTGAGGGAAATGATAGGGCTTTCGCGCAATATGGTATAGACAGTATCGCTCAAGTAATGCGTGATGCTCAACGAAAATTCACTAATTGGTACAAAAATGGAGACCCAAACAATTTAGAAGTTAATTCATTAATGGAAAGTTTAGACGGTACTTATTTTAGAATTTTAGATATGTTAACTATTGCGAGGTCTCGTAAACATATTGAGAAATACTATGATATGGCCGATATTGGTAATTTTCCAAATAGACTCACGCCTTTAACCATTACTCCAGAGATTGACACCAAAGGTCAGTTTAGTAATATCGGACAAATTTATGATGAAATCAGTACATTGACTTTAGCATCATATACTCCTTTGGCTTATGTAAGAGCAGATAAAAGAGACGAATATGAAACGAAATATGATATAGAAACGCGTACTGGTGGTGTTTTTAAACAAGTTGACCGTGAGCAGAGTTTAATTTATTTAATGCGTGTCAACCTTTTAAAACGTTTAGAAAGTTCTATCCATTCTTTTAAATTGACTGTTGAAAAATTAATTGCCATCATTGATGAAAATCTAAGGTTAATAGAAAATCATAAATCAGGAGCTTATGATTTGGATTTTGGTATTAATGATATTGAAATTGATGATACTGAGTTAGAAGATTTATTGGTCGGTGGAAAAACGAAAGTATTGATTCAGGATTTAGATAACATTCAATGGAAGCAAGACCTAAAATTGGATAAATCAATTTTAGTTAAATTATTAGGAAGTATCAAATTGATTGATGTAAAACGTGACGCAAAACTATTAGAGCTTAAAAATAGAATTGAAGAAAAGTTAAACAATCCGATAAACCCAGATAATAAAAAAATAATAGTATTCACGGCTTTTGCTGATACTGCCGACTATTTGTATAATGAATTACATAATTGGTTAAAAAATAAGCATAAATTAAATTCTGCATTGGTAACAGGCTCAGGGACTAATAAAACCAATATGCCAAAGTGCAAAACAGATTTGAACTCCATTCTAACAAACTTCTCTCCACTTTCTAAAAAGAGGGATGAAATATATCCTCATGAGAAAAATGAAATAGATATTCTCTTTTGTACCGATTGTATTTCTGAGGGTCAAAACCTTCAGGATTGTGATTATTTGGTTAATTATGATATCCATTGGAATCCCGTTCGTATCATTCAACGTTTTGGACGTATTGACCGTATTGGTTCTAAAAATGAAAAAATTCAACTGGTGAATTTCTTTCCTTCAATGGAGCTTGATAGCTTTATTGATTTGGTTGCTCGTGTTCAGGGACGTATGGTAATGCTTGATGTTTCTGCAACTGGTGAAGATAATATCATATCACAAAGTGGTAGGGAGATGCAGGATTTGGATTACAGGAGAAGACAGTTAAAACAACTACAAAATCAGGTAATAGACCTTGAAGATGTACAAGGCACTATATCTATAACCGACCTTACATTCAATGATTTTAAAATAGATTTAGAGAAAAGTACTGATGAAGAATTGTTAGAGCTTAGAGATATACCTAAAGCCTCTTATGCAGTTGTAAAATCAAATCTTGAAGACATAAAACAAGGTGTTATTTTCTGTTTAAAAGATATTGGGGAAGAGCATACTGGAAAACTAAGAAATAACATTTTACACCCGTTTTATTTAATTTATATCAGCCTTGACGGCAGCGAAATTATAAAAGCTGCGCAAACTAAACTTGCACTGGATTATTTTAGAAAGTTATGTATGGGTAATGACGGCGTATTGTCTTCATTGATAACTGAGTTTGAAAAAGAAACTAAACATAATAAAAAGATGAAGACCTACACAAAACTTCTTAAAAAGTGTATAGAAGAAATAGTAGGGATTCAGGAGGAGGTTGGACTTGATTCTTTGGCTACTCCAGGAGGCACAACTTTACTACAGGAAACTTTTTCTGAGCAAGACAGACTTGAATTGATTAGTTATTTAGTAATAAAGTAA
- a CDS encoding DUF4391 domain-containing protein codes for MSFNYNNIFGLPERTLLNKKITKSFFLKNFELTAAEKKLLNDIPNINWFASIKQSSVNVSPVKTSAYSYEEIQIIIITLSDNITENLANKYIQFVQKYIPYHSIVIAEDDNYFMINVSEKRINLADTNKRIIERDLSTQLLSKLYKNESINTFFQVINFSALNKNNLETLYKSYIGAIVQLKTATVTGKFNLRGSNRTAEDLLTLEKIENLEKEIITLSNQIKKETQLNQKVSLNIEIQDKRNQIHTLKTTLSNGH; via the coding sequence ATGAGTTTTAATTATAATAATATTTTTGGGTTACCAGAGCGTACCTTATTGAATAAGAAAATCACAAAATCCTTCTTTTTGAAGAATTTTGAATTAACTGCTGCTGAGAAAAAATTACTTAATGATATTCCAAATATAAATTGGTTTGCAAGTATCAAACAATCATCAGTTAATGTGAGCCCTGTTAAAACCAGTGCTTATAGTTATGAAGAAATTCAAATAATTATCATTACGCTTTCTGACAATATCACAGAGAATCTAGCCAATAAATATATTCAGTTCGTTCAAAAATATATACCGTATCACTCAATTGTTATAGCAGAAGATGACAATTATTTCATGATTAATGTTTCTGAAAAAAGGATAAATTTAGCCGATACCAATAAAAGAATTATAGAGAGAGATTTGAGTACGCAATTACTCTCAAAACTCTATAAAAATGAATCAATCAATACCTTTTTTCAGGTTATAAATTTTAGTGCCCTGAATAAGAATAATCTCGAAACATTATATAAGAGTTACATAGGGGCTATAGTGCAATTAAAGACCGCTACAGTTACTGGTAAATTTAATTTAAGAGGTAGTAATCGTACAGCCGAAGACCTTTTAACGCTTGAAAAAATAGAGAATTTAGAAAAAGAAATCATTACTTTGTCGAATCAAATAAAAAAAGAAACTCAGTTAAATCAAAAGGTTTCTTTAAATATAGAAATTCAGGATAAACGCAACCAAATTCACACCTTAAAAACCACACTTTCAAATGGACATTAG
- a CDS encoding DUF262 domain-containing protein, which yields MDISKEHLIKLLNTGTNQYIIPFFQRPYVWKKEDCENLLEDILATYEEGKIKPQKEHFIGTVITKINSSSTQMAAKYNLVDGQQRMTTFCLVIKALANSVDSTVEGANFLIKNINSSLFYEDAYGKVHYRIIHNRLDKKSFDLVMQSDCDTDIDITSNGSKIIDTYLFFKEKFKDFTNEEILALNVTILHKFPAINMVLDHNDDEQEIFDTINSLGVKLTTSELLKNHIFNDDETKEHYKEYWEDIFEVDEETVKFWNTKKTAGRVYRENIDVLLYCYLLIEKEKDVSLEHLFKDYKAWLKDKKFEDKKEFLQALKTYAEIYFSLPSGTELESLRFSDNEKRFFHIIENLNITTVYPLILFLYKNIEDTYEREKCLILLESYLVRRAVCKLTTKNYNNLFISLIKQLKEVETPKLIDSLSEILLSYSDDTSRFPSDEEFKTGFANSVFSNQYSKEFLFIITLYHVNTVLHDITSLSSESFSVEHIMPKKWQSNWQANLTPEEKNYRNQKLLTLGNLTIITRNLNSKLRNSAWAVKKEILTEYSSLPLTTKYVNSPDWNEQTISDRANDLYATALIIWKK from the coding sequence ATGGACATTAGCAAAGAACATTTAATAAAATTATTAAATACTGGAACTAACCAATATATAATACCTTTTTTTCAAAGACCTTATGTATGGAAAAAAGAAGATTGCGAAAATTTACTTGAAGATATACTGGCAACCTATGAGGAAGGAAAGATAAAACCTCAAAAAGAGCATTTTATAGGGACAGTAATAACAAAAATTAACTCTTCCAGTACACAGATGGCTGCGAAATATAATTTAGTTGACGGCCAACAGCGTATGACAACTTTCTGTCTTGTAATAAAGGCTTTAGCCAACAGTGTAGACAGTACTGTTGAAGGAGCTAATTTTTTAATTAAAAATATTAATAGCTCTCTGTTTTATGAGGATGCTTACGGTAAGGTTCATTACAGAATAATACACAACAGATTGGATAAAAAGTCATTTGATTTGGTAATGCAATCTGATTGTGATACTGACATTGATATAACTTCTAATGGGAGTAAAATTATTGACACCTATCTTTTTTTTAAGGAGAAATTTAAAGATTTTACAAACGAAGAAATATTAGCTTTAAACGTTACTATTTTGCACAAGTTCCCTGCAATAAATATGGTGCTTGACCATAATGATGATGAGCAGGAAATTTTTGATACTATTAACTCTTTAGGGGTTAAATTAACAACATCAGAACTTTTAAAAAATCATATTTTTAATGATGATGAGACTAAGGAACATTATAAAGAATACTGGGAAGATATTTTTGAAGTGGATGAAGAGACTGTTAAGTTTTGGAATACCAAAAAAACAGCAGGTAGAGTTTATCGTGAGAATATAGATGTTTTGCTATATTGTTATCTATTAATAGAAAAGGAAAAAGATGTTTCTCTTGAGCATTTATTTAAAGACTATAAAGCTTGGTTAAAAGATAAAAAATTTGAGGACAAAAAGGAGTTTTTACAAGCTCTTAAAACATATGCAGAGATTTATTTTTCTTTACCATCTGGTACAGAATTAGAGAGCCTACGCTTTAGTGATAATGAAAAACGATTCTTTCATATAATTGAAAACTTAAATATTACTACAGTTTATCCTCTAATTTTATTCTTATACAAGAACATTGAAGATACATATGAAAGGGAGAAGTGCCTAATCTTACTTGAAAGCTATTTGGTAAGAAGAGCTGTATGTAAACTAACTACAAAAAATTATAACAATTTATTTATTTCACTTATAAAGCAATTAAAAGAGGTTGAAACCCCTAAGTTAATAGATAGTCTTTCTGAAATTTTGTTGAGTTACAGTGATGATACCAGTCGATTCCCTAGCGATGAAGAATTTAAAACAGGTTTCGCTAATTCGGTATTCTCAAATCAATATTCAAAAGAGTTTTTGTTTATAATTACTTTGTACCATGTAAATACAGTTTTACATGATATAACTTCTTTAAGTTCTGAATCATTTTCTGTAGAACATATTATGCCAAAGAAATGGCAGAGTAACTGGCAGGCAAATTTAACTCCAGAAGAAAAAAACTATAGAAATCAAAAATTATTAACACTAGGGAATTTAACTATAATTACGCGAAATTTAAATAGTAAATTGCGAAATTCAGCTTGGGCGGTGAAGAAAGAGATATTAACCGAATATTCTTCTCTTCCGTTAACAACTAAATATGTAAACAGTCCAGACTGGAACGAACAGACAATAAGCGACAGAGCAAATGATTTATACGCAACAGCATTAATCATCTGGAAAAAATAA
- a CDS encoding site-specific DNA-methyltransferase, with protein sequence MEQIKNGNELTKSLDIVNENISRLKELFPEVVTEGKIDFKVLQDILGNEIEEGEEYYRFTWAGKAQARREAHKPSTGTLRPAKEESVDWDTTQNLYIEGDNLEVLKLLQKSYAGKVKMIYIDPPYNTGKDFVYKDNYKDNLKNYQQVTGQVDDVGNKLTTNSENDGRYHSNWLNMMYPRLLLARNILKEDGVIFISIDEIENSKLRIICDEIFGESNHIADFVWQNKKGGGNDAKYVAVEHEYVIMYCKNETALHDLFEPYKPEYLKRYKEEDEKGKYFWDTFKRKSGKQFYSITCPDGSILEFDDLGNRISWLRSEERFLQDLSEGEVRFVQNKGVWNVHFKQRLPKGKKPRTIFLRNSIWSELGTNSDGSNSIKKLFGKEVFSHPKPLGLIKELLGFSLQTGDIVLDFFSGSATTFQAGIEFMLEQGLNLKFICIQLPEDIDSKSEEGKNAISLGYKKITDIAKDRIKKVYLSNQDYKTVHSGFKVLKLDSSNIKGWDGNPENLEQNLFDSQDNIKTDRTEEDVLFEILLKYGLDLTLPIEENLIEGKNVFSVGYGALFICLADNITNKVAEGIGKWKEELNPEVCRVIFKDSGFTDVEKTNAVQTLKRFGINEIKSI encoded by the coding sequence ATGGAACAAATTAAGAACGGTAATGAACTTACCAAAAGTTTAGATATAGTTAATGAAAATATATCTCGTTTAAAAGAACTTTTCCCTGAGGTAGTGACCGAGGGAAAAATTGATTTTAAAGTGCTACAGGATATATTAGGTAATGAAATTGAAGAAGGGGAAGAATACTACCGTTTTACTTGGGCAGGTAAAGCACAGGCTCGAAGAGAAGCTCATAAACCAAGTACAGGTACTTTAAGGCCAGCTAAAGAAGAAAGTGTAGATTGGGATACTACTCAAAATCTCTATATAGAAGGTGATAACTTAGAAGTTCTAAAGCTACTACAAAAAAGTTATGCTGGTAAAGTTAAAATGATATATATAGACCCACCTTACAATACTGGTAAAGACTTTGTATATAAAGATAATTATAAAGATAATCTGAAAAACTATCAGCAAGTAACAGGTCAAGTTGATGATGTCGGTAATAAGCTTACAACCAATTCCGAAAATGACGGCCGCTATCATTCTAACTGGCTCAACATGATGTATCCAAGGTTGCTATTGGCAAGAAATATCTTGAAAGAAGATGGTGTTATATTTATAAGTATTGATGAGATTGAGAACAGTAAATTGAGAATCATTTGCGATGAGATATTTGGTGAATCTAATCACATTGCTGATTTTGTCTGGCAAAATAAAAAAGGTGGAGGAAATGATGCCAAATATGTAGCTGTCGAGCATGAGTATGTTATAATGTATTGTAAAAATGAAACAGCTCTTCATGACTTATTTGAGCCATATAAGCCAGAATATTTAAAAAGATATAAAGAGGAAGATGAAAAAGGTAAATATTTCTGGGACACATTTAAAAGAAAATCTGGAAAACAATTCTATTCGATTACTTGTCCAGACGGTTCCATTTTGGAGTTTGATGATTTAGGTAATAGAATTAGTTGGTTAAGAAGTGAAGAAAGATTTTTACAGGATTTAAGTGAGGGTGAAGTAAGATTTGTTCAAAACAAAGGAGTTTGGAATGTACATTTTAAACAGAGATTACCCAAGGGTAAAAAACCTAGAACTATTTTTTTACGAAACTCTATCTGGTCGGAATTGGGAACTAATAGTGACGGGAGTAATAGCATAAAGAAATTATTTGGGAAGGAAGTTTTTTCACATCCTAAACCCCTTGGGTTGATAAAAGAATTGTTAGGCTTTTCACTTCAAACTGGGGATATAGTTCTTGATTTTTTTTCTGGTTCAGCGACTACTTTTCAAGCGGGTATAGAGTTTATGTTAGAACAAGGTTTAAACTTAAAATTTATATGCATTCAATTACCAGAAGATATTGATTCAAAATCAGAAGAAGGAAAAAATGCCATTTCATTAGGTTATAAGAAAATTACTGATATTGCAAAAGATAGAATAAAAAAAGTCTATTTAAGTAATCAAGATTATAAAACAGTACATTCAGGCTTTAAAGTATTGAAATTAGATAGCAGTAATATTAAAGGCTGGGATGGTAACCCTGAAAATCTCGAACAAAACCTTTTTGATTCACAGGATAATATAAAAACTGACCGTACAGAAGAAGATGTTTTGTTTGAGATTCTTCTTAAATATGGTCTTGACCTTACCTTACCTATTGAAGAAAATTTGATTGAAGGTAAAAATGTATTTAGTGTTGGCTATGGAGCATTATTTATTTGTCTTGCTGATAACATAACCAATAAAGTAGCCGAAGGTATTGGTAAATGGAAAGAAGAATTGAACCCCGAAGTTTGCAGGGTAATATTTAAAGATTCTGGTTTTACCGATGTAGAGAAAACCAATGCAGTACAAACCTTAAAACGCTTTGGTATTAACGAAATCAAAAGTATATAA